The Akkermansia sp. N21116 genome includes a region encoding these proteins:
- a CDS encoding glycosyltransferase family 92 protein produces the protein MNKSHHCLLSRMPGEFLEGGEDFPSMQNASRLDDAEPKKFIAVCLVVRRLENLDRLLPLFMVQPYGNCHVFVAVKGMTEDNFTSLVLPRYEYWIRQGRVTLRHYPGKNQVSDLIDTVRGVELSPYDLFVFPREELLCSSGFLERINRLHARLSPHHCSYEQGECRMLTTRNGVQYAEPPAKPANPLFYTLTREAAEYLMECERNPAQLAGLYPDRRDPKHGAYGHDADSLMMQMVSYYGGENLSSMEQETSFLLCPSPAVSLNNPLVEMEESLHEAMTDDPASAEYLVELEHPYWTDCFRILGINGCRVKLPEKATVLRFTERELVLQWERWGREQFIRDKEEGSYRLYHTAVLRRKGADNPGRRQESLDLVEMALAAPPVRWGVCAVALPRESYYWLRDWIEFHLRAGAFRVVIYDNTGSTGSRRVDSVFRAGRLQRSGTSKRGEEYGRLTAHLSDEDIKSKLDGLSARYGRERVRIMPWQPRDTETGQIIHGQVEAYEDFIRRWEKELDWCAFLDMDEYLYCRPGTSVGTILEQVEAKTPDVSRIMLKAWKFRQRWSKDGPRDIRRDMTHLPMSDGGEKNLVRLCDIKAADIHWYWKMKRGTRCVIADPEGLAFCHYNASDKEMENGPLQTLIRPRDFLTAGIEHR, from the coding sequence ATGAATAAGTCCCATCATTGTCTGCTGTCCCGGATGCCGGGAGAATTTTTGGAGGGTGGAGAAGATTTTCCTTCCATGCAGAATGCCTCCCGTCTGGATGATGCGGAACCGAAAAAGTTCATCGCTGTCTGTTTGGTTGTGCGCCGTCTGGAAAACCTGGACAGGTTGCTCCCCCTCTTTATGGTCCAGCCTTACGGGAACTGCCATGTCTTTGTCGCCGTCAAGGGAATGACGGAGGACAATTTCACCTCCCTCGTCCTGCCGCGCTATGAATACTGGATTAGACAAGGGCGCGTCACGCTCCGTCACTATCCGGGCAAGAACCAGGTTTCCGATCTGATTGATACGGTGCGAGGAGTGGAACTTTCACCGTATGACCTGTTTGTCTTTCCCAGAGAAGAGCTTCTGTGTTCTTCGGGATTTTTGGAACGCATCAACCGATTGCATGCCCGGCTTTCTCCGCATCATTGTTCCTATGAGCAGGGGGAGTGCCGCATGTTGACGACGCGCAACGGCGTCCAGTACGCGGAACCTCCCGCCAAACCTGCCAACCCTCTTTTCTACACGTTGACTAGGGAAGCGGCGGAATACCTGATGGAGTGCGAACGAAACCCGGCGCAGCTTGCCGGGCTTTACCCTGACCGGCGGGATCCAAAACACGGAGCTTATGGACACGATGCCGATTCCCTGATGATGCAGATGGTCAGCTATTACGGAGGTGAGAATCTCTCTAGCATGGAACAGGAAACTTCTTTCCTGCTATGTCCCTCTCCAGCTGTCAGCCTGAACAATCCCCTGGTGGAAATGGAGGAAAGCCTGCATGAGGCCATGACGGATGATCCGGCCAGTGCCGAGTACCTGGTGGAACTGGAACATCCGTACTGGACGGACTGCTTCCGCATTCTGGGCATAAACGGCTGCCGCGTGAAACTCCCGGAAAAGGCAACTGTCCTGCGCTTCACGGAACGGGAGCTTGTCCTGCAATGGGAGCGATGGGGAAGGGAACAATTCATCCGAGACAAGGAGGAGGGTTCCTACCGCCTGTACCATACCGCTGTTCTGCGTAGGAAGGGTGCCGATAATCCCGGCAGGAGGCAGGAATCCCTTGACTTGGTGGAGATGGCTTTGGCCGCTCCTCCGGTGCGCTGGGGAGTGTGTGCGGTGGCCTTGCCCAGGGAATCCTACTATTGGCTGCGCGACTGGATTGAGTTCCACCTGCGAGCCGGAGCCTTCCGCGTCGTGATTTATGACAACACGGGCAGCACTGGCAGCCGCAGGGTTGATTCCGTCTTCCGGGCAGGGCGTTTACAGCGTAGCGGAACAAGCAAGCGGGGGGAGGAATACGGAAGGCTGACGGCACATTTGAGTGACGAGGATATTAAAAGTAAGCTTGATGGTTTGTCGGCCCGGTACGGCAGGGAACGGGTGCGCATCATGCCGTGGCAGCCGAGAGATACGGAGACGGGACAGATCATTCATGGCCAGGTGGAGGCCTATGAAGACTTCATCCGTCGCTGGGAGAAGGAACTGGACTGGTGTGCGTTCCTGGACATGGACGAATACCTCTACTGTCGGCCGGGAACGAGTGTCGGTACCATTCTGGAACAGGTGGAGGCAAAAACGCCTGACGTGTCCCGGATCATGCTGAAAGCCTGGAAATTCCGTCAGAGATGGAGCAAGGACGGTCCGCGCGACATTCGCCGTGACATGACTCACCTGCCGATGTCGGACGGCGGAGAGAAGAATTTAGTACGTCTGTGCGACATCAAGGCAGCGGACATTCATTGGTACTGGAAGATGAAACGAGGTACGCGGTGCGTAATTGCCGATCCGGAAGGGTTGGCCTTTTGCCATTACAACGCATCTGACAAAGAAATGGAGAACGGCCCTCTCCAGACCTTGATCCGGCCGCGGGATTTCCTGACGGCGGGAATAGAGCACCGTTGA
- the argC gene encoding N-acetyl-gamma-glutamyl-phosphate reductase, whose protein sequence is MKQVQVAVVGASGYTGQELLRILLNHAGVQLVCATSRQYAGKPLWEIFPRFRKVSGADLLFTDSDVDAIAGTGAEMAFLALPHGVSVTYARGLVEKGIRVVDLSADFRLRDPETYEEYYGTSHPDVPLMKEAVFGLPEWRKDEIAGARLVASAGCYPTSIMLPLIPLLKKGLLELEGIVVNSSSGVSGAGRKANVDLLFCECNESVRAYGVPKHRHLSEIEQELSWAAGEKVVISFTPHLVPVNTGICTTISAKLKAGKSFDEVESALHAAYDASPFVRLLGRNRPADTKNVTRTNFVDLGWAWDERTGRVVLMSAEDNVVKGAGGQGVQSFNIMFGFKETEGLILL, encoded by the coding sequence ATGAAGCAAGTACAAGTAGCAGTCGTTGGAGCTAGTGGTTACACGGGGCAGGAATTATTGCGGATTCTTTTGAACCATGCTGGCGTTCAACTGGTTTGTGCAACGTCCCGGCAGTATGCCGGGAAGCCGCTGTGGGAGATTTTTCCTCGGTTCAGAAAAGTTTCGGGAGCCGATCTTCTTTTTACGGATTCTGATGTAGATGCCATTGCCGGAACCGGGGCCGAGATGGCCTTCCTGGCTCTTCCTCATGGCGTGTCAGTAACCTATGCGCGCGGATTGGTGGAAAAAGGCATTCGCGTCGTGGATCTTAGTGCGGATTTCCGGTTGAGGGATCCCGAGACATATGAAGAATATTACGGAACCAGTCATCCGGATGTCCCCTTGATGAAGGAGGCCGTATTCGGGTTGCCGGAGTGGAGGAAGGACGAAATTGCCGGAGCTCGTCTGGTGGCGTCGGCCGGTTGTTATCCGACGAGTATCATGTTGCCCCTGATTCCTCTGCTGAAGAAGGGATTGCTGGAGTTGGAAGGTATTGTCGTGAATTCCTCCAGCGGAGTGAGCGGTGCCGGGCGCAAGGCGAATGTGGATCTCCTTTTCTGCGAATGCAATGAAAGCGTGCGTGCCTATGGCGTGCCGAAACACCGCCATTTGAGCGAAATCGAACAGGAACTTTCCTGGGCTGCCGGAGAAAAGGTCGTGATTTCGTTTACGCCTCATCTGGTTCCCGTCAATACGGGCATTTGTACGACGATCAGCGCCAAACTGAAAGCCGGCAAGTCTTTTGACGAGGTGGAGTCTGCTTTGCATGCTGCCTACGATGCTTCTCCGTTTGTCCGTCTGTTGGGAAGGAATCGTCCGGCGGATACGAAGAATGTAACCCGTACGAATTTTGTAGATCTCGGTTGGGCGTGGGATGAGCGTACTGGTCGTGTTGTTCTCATGAGTGCGGAGGACAATGTCGTGAAAGGGGCTGGAGGGCAGGGGGTACAGTCGTTCAATATCATGTTCGGCTTTAAGGAAACGGAAGGATTGATCCTTTTGTAA
- the argJ gene encoding bifunctional glutamate N-acetyltransferase/amino-acid acetyltransferase ArgJ: protein MDITSYKQVQGGVCAPQGFLGSAVSCGIKKPTATRLDLALIYSDKPCVSSGTFTTNRVKAACVKVTQAHLRRSNLQAIVANSGNANACTGVEGVEVARRECKLIARELGLKSSEIGVCSTGVIGLPMPMVRIEPRMSELAAGLACDKGEDVANAIITSDTCNKIVAIEMMIGGKPVRIGACCKGAGMISPCMATMLCFITTDAGVSRQVLDKCTHDAVEQTFNRITIDGDMSTNDTVLVLANGASGVSIESEEDIRTFHEALTAVMLELAKKVVRDGERVTKFVTVQITGARNFSEAKMVAETVCKSFLVKSSWNGNDPNWGRIIHAVGYSRARVREELIDIDIAGLPACRGGLQTNTPSDDLREAVSVPEFSIVINLNQGDASYTVYTSDISPEYVDFNRSEYAYWNQAKVDGLTK from the coding sequence ATGGATATCACTTCCTACAAACAGGTACAGGGTGGCGTTTGTGCGCCTCAGGGATTCCTTGGCAGTGCTGTGAGCTGCGGCATTAAGAAGCCGACTGCGACCCGGCTTGATCTTGCGTTGATTTATTCCGACAAACCCTGTGTATCTTCCGGCACATTTACGACAAACCGCGTGAAAGCGGCTTGCGTGAAGGTGACTCAGGCTCATTTGCGCCGCAGCAATTTGCAGGCGATCGTGGCCAACAGCGGCAATGCGAACGCATGTACCGGAGTAGAAGGTGTGGAAGTGGCCCGGCGCGAATGTAAGCTGATAGCCAGGGAACTGGGGTTGAAATCCTCTGAAATAGGGGTCTGTTCGACGGGGGTGATCGGTCTTCCGATGCCGATGGTGCGTATTGAACCCAGGATGTCCGAATTGGCAGCCGGCCTTGCCTGCGACAAGGGGGAGGATGTGGCCAATGCCATCATTACGAGCGATACGTGCAACAAGATTGTTGCCATTGAAATGATGATCGGCGGCAAACCTGTCCGCATCGGCGCCTGTTGCAAGGGCGCCGGCATGATTTCCCCCTGCATGGCGACAATGCTTTGCTTTATAACGACGGATGCCGGAGTAAGCCGCCAGGTGTTGGACAAATGCACGCATGATGCCGTAGAGCAGACATTCAACCGCATTACGATTGACGGCGACATGAGTACGAATGATACGGTGCTGGTTCTCGCCAATGGTGCGTCCGGTGTCAGTATTGAATCGGAAGAGGACATCAGAACCTTTCATGAAGCTTTGACTGCGGTGATGCTTGAACTTGCCAAAAAGGTGGTGCGTGACGGTGAACGGGTGACGAAATTTGTGACGGTACAAATAACCGGCGCCCGTAATTTCTCGGAAGCGAAAATGGTGGCGGAAACCGTATGCAAGTCTTTCCTCGTGAAATCGTCGTGGAATGGGAATGACCCGAACTGGGGGCGTATTATCCACGCAGTGGGGTATTCCCGTGCGCGTGTCCGCGAGGAACTGATCGATATTGATATTGCCGGGCTTCCTGCCTGCCGGGGCGGCTTGCAGACGAATACTCCGTCCGACGATTTACGGGAGGCCGTATCCGTGCCTGAATTCTCGATTGTGATCAATCTGAACCAGGGAGATGCCTCCTATACGGTTTACACCTCTGATATTTCCCCGGAATACGTGGACTTTAACCGTTCCGAATACGCTTATTGGAACCAGGCAAAGGTGGACGGCCTGACCAAGTAA
- a CDS encoding YkgJ family cysteine cluster protein — protein sequence MKGGGNHGKNGRRLRRELEPPAEILARVREILEECSFRVGQVMRTCSEGCGGRAGCCRFRETGEVPHVTLGEAWVAWKAWRATGRVRIELPGDGACPFLDPVTSLCRIYAHRPLACRSHFCSSAGGVVPRKLVSDLLQELEDIDSRCGGDGPVRLPDVEERLARK from the coding sequence ATGAAGGGCGGTGGAAACCATGGGAAAAACGGGCGCAGACTCCGGAGGGAATTGGAGCCTCCGGCGGAGATTCTGGCGCGTGTCAGGGAAATTTTAGAAGAATGCTCATTCCGGGTCGGGCAGGTGATGCGGACATGCAGCGAGGGATGCGGAGGAAGAGCCGGCTGTTGCCGTTTCCGTGAAACCGGGGAAGTGCCCCATGTGACGTTGGGTGAGGCATGGGTCGCCTGGAAGGCGTGGCGTGCCACAGGGCGTGTCCGTATTGAACTGCCCGGGGATGGGGCATGCCCTTTTCTGGATCCGGTGACGAGTTTGTGCAGGATTTACGCCCACCGTCCTTTGGCATGCCGATCGCATTTTTGTTCGTCGGCAGGTGGTGTCGTTCCCAGGAAACTCGTTTCCGATTTGCTGCAGGAATTGGAGGATATCGATTCCCGGTGCGGGGGAGATGGTCCGGTGCGTTTGCCCGATGTTGAAGAACGTCTTGCACGGAAGTAA